Proteins from one Thermotoga sp. SG1 genomic window:
- the rapZ gene encoding RNase adapter RapZ, whose amino-acid sequence MKRVVVVTGLSGAGKTTAMGFLEDLGYFCVDNVPGIILEELLKLFLSSDLEKMAIAVDARSEHFSDPVEAIEKIKKRTNALIVFLEASKEEILRRYALTRRKHPLQRNDVGLEEAIEKERQILLPIKEIADFVIDTTKMTSHQLREILGQSLMNQSGGISVRILSFGFKHGIPMDADFIFDVRFLPNPHYVPELSQKTGLDREVEEYFKKYSLVDEFVNKIFETVNIAVKEYQRSGRRIVTVGVGCTGGRHRSVYIAHRIAEMLKKEGFSVVEKHRDLEKV is encoded by the coding sequence TTGAAGCGAGTAGTGGTGGTAACAGGTCTATCCGGTGCAGGAAAAACGACCGCTATGGGTTTTCTTGAAGATCTCGGATATTTCTGTGTGGACAACGTGCCGGGAATCATATTGGAAGAACTCCTGAAGCTCTTCTTGAGTTCAGATCTTGAAAAGATGGCGATAGCAGTGGACGCACGGAGTGAACATTTCAGTGATCCTGTTGAAGCGATAGAGAAGATAAAGAAAAGAACAAACGCTTTGATCGTTTTCCTTGAGGCTTCAAAAGAAGAGATTCTGAGAAGATACGCACTAACCCGAAGAAAACACCCTCTTCAGAGAAACGATGTCGGGCTCGAAGAGGCTATTGAAAAAGAGAGACAGATTCTGCTGCCAATTAAAGAAATAGCCGACTTTGTTATAGACACAACGAAGATGACTTCCCACCAGTTGAGGGAAATCCTGGGACAGTCACTCATGAACCAATCCGGTGGAATCTCCGTCAGAATATTGAGTTTTGGATTCAAGCATGGGATACCAATGGACGCAGATTTCATATTCGATGTGCGATTTCTTCCCAATCCTCACTACGTGCCAGAGCTTTCCCAAAAGACAGGCCTTGACAGGGAAGTAGAGGAGTATTTCAAAAAATACTCCCTTGTGGACGAATTCGTAAATAAGATCTTTGAGACGGTAAATATAGCAGTGAAAGAATATCAAAGATCTGGCAGAAGGATCGTGACGGTGGGTGTTGGGTGTACCGGTGGGCGGCACAGATCCGTCTACATTGCCCACAGAATCGCTGAAATGTTGAAAAAAGAAGGATTTTCGGTTGTTGAGAAACATAGAGATCTGGAGAAGGTGTGA
- the murB gene encoding UDP-N-acetylmuramate dehydrogenase, producing MDKMFSDLYKAGCDVRMFEKLSCHTSMKIGGKVRYLVLPNDVVSLEKAVELLSKTIPFQIMGLGTNLLVQDEDLEIAVLKTERLNQVEIEGERVVVESGTPLKRLCLILMEAELEGLEFAYGIPGSVGGAVYMNAGAYGKEIGEFVEAVEVLKEGKRYWISKSELSFGYRDSIFKREKMIITRVEMLFRRGKKDLIKKRMDDFLEKRLEKQPIDLPSAGSVFKRPRNDFYVGKAIESLGLKGYTIGGAQISKKHAGFIVNVGGATFKDVIQLIDFVRKKVKERYGVDLETEVEIWWSGKRL from the coding sequence TTGGACAAAATGTTCTCTGATCTCTACAAAGCAGGATGCGATGTCAGGATGTTTGAAAAACTATCCTGTCATACCAGCATGAAAATAGGTGGAAAGGTCAGGTATCTTGTTCTTCCGAACGATGTTGTATCCCTCGAAAAAGCAGTTGAACTTTTGAGTAAAACTATTCCATTTCAAATTATGGGACTTGGAACGAACCTTCTGGTTCAGGATGAAGATCTTGAAATTGCCGTCTTGAAGACAGAGAGACTCAATCAAGTAGAGATCGAGGGAGAAAGAGTTGTCGTCGAAAGTGGAACGCCGTTGAAGAGACTCTGTCTGATTCTGATGGAGGCAGAACTCGAAGGGCTCGAGTTCGCGTACGGAATTCCTGGAAGTGTTGGTGGAGCTGTGTACATGAACGCAGGAGCCTATGGGAAAGAGATCGGAGAGTTTGTTGAGGCAGTCGAAGTTCTGAAAGAAGGGAAAAGGTACTGGATCTCGAAAAGTGAACTGTCCTTTGGATACAGAGACAGCATTTTCAAGAGAGAAAAGATGATCATAACACGCGTCGAGATGCTCTTTAGAAGAGGAAAAAAAGACCTCATAAAAAAAAGGATGGACGATTTTCTGGAAAAACGTCTGGAAAAGCAGCCAATCGATTTGCCGAGTGCCGGCAGTGTGTTCAAGCGTCCCAGAAACGATTTTTACGTGGGAAAGGCAATAGAATCTCTGGGATTGAAAGGTTACACGATCGGAGGAGCACAGATATCGAAAAAGCATGCTGGTTTCATCGTGAACGTTGGAGGCGCAACCTTCAAGGATGTGATCCAACTCATAGATTTTGTGAGAAAAAAGGTGAAGGAAAGATACGGAGTTGATCTGGAAACGGAGGTAGAGATCTGGTGGAGTGGAAAACGGTTGTGA
- the nrdR gene encoding transcriptional regulator NrdR, producing the protein MRCPFCGSMDTRVLDSRPTLDGAAIRRRRECVSCGRRFTTYERYEEAPVLVIKKDGRREKFDRNKIKNGMIKACEKRPVTYDQIEEAVNRICLKLREEGLFEVETKKIGELVMEELKKLDQVAYVRFASVYRDFREVDQFLEIVKELKREKEGEGK; encoded by the coding sequence ATGAGGTGCCCGTTTTGTGGTTCCATGGACACAAGAGTTTTGGACTCAAGGCCGACTCTAGATGGTGCCGCCATCAGGAGAAGAAGAGAGTGCGTCTCATGTGGCAGAAGATTCACCACGTACGAAAGGTACGAAGAGGCCCCCGTTCTCGTCATAAAAAAGGACGGCAGAAGAGAAAAATTCGATAGGAACAAGATAAAAAATGGTATGATAAAAGCCTGTGAGAAAAGACCTGTCACCTACGACCAGATAGAGGAAGCGGTGAACAGAATCTGTCTGAAACTTCGGGAAGAAGGCCTCTTCGAAGTGGAGACGAAAAAAATAGGAGAACTCGTCATGGAAGAGTTGAAAAAACTCGACCAGGTTGCGTATGTGAGATTTGCATCCGTTTATCGTGATTTCCGGGAAGTTGATCAATTTCTGGAGATCGTGAAGGAACTCAAAAGGGAAAAGGAGGGCGAAGGGAAATGA
- the whiA gene encoding DNA-binding protein WhiA, translating into MVILLRRTFSEEIKEELVKIPFGSRDEARSELLGFIKARGDFDVKKRQLVFSLHSFAASRRLLNLMKYISVPVVEIVVEKSYNIRKRFIKIMTEYSESFMQIDPFSDVALFVSFLRGLFLGGGSMTDPKHHYHLEINLFEEDVLVFTKKALKFFFNVNSGVVDLPNTRKLYIKSIRDIMTFLEAIGVQEKLREIERIVTERRVISDVNRTVNFIEANAVRTAESTARQVKAIELIQRRMGLDKLPEDLRKVALARLMNKELSLRELGKRLNLTKSQLYSKLKRIIKIAERFGDVK; encoded by the coding sequence GTGGTGATCCTTCTGAGGCGCACTTTTTCAGAAGAGATAAAGGAAGAACTCGTCAAAATACCTTTTGGAAGTCGTGATGAGGCCAGATCAGAACTTCTTGGCTTTATAAAGGCGAGGGGAGATTTCGACGTCAAAAAAAGGCAACTCGTCTTTTCGCTCCATTCCTTTGCCGCCTCGAGGCGGCTTTTGAACTTAATGAAGTACATATCCGTTCCCGTTGTGGAGATAGTCGTGGAGAAATCCTACAACATAAGGAAGAGATTTATAAAAATCATGACCGAATATTCGGAAAGTTTCATGCAGATCGATCCTTTTTCTGATGTTGCTCTTTTTGTGTCATTTCTGAGGGGCCTCTTCCTTGGAGGAGGTTCCATGACGGATCCAAAACACCATTATCATCTGGAAATCAACCTGTTCGAAGAAGACGTTCTTGTATTCACAAAAAAAGCCTTGAAATTCTTTTTTAACGTAAACTCCGGTGTAGTGGATCTTCCAAACACGAGAAAGCTTTATATAAAATCTATAAGAGACATTATGACATTTCTCGAGGCCATCGGTGTTCAGGAGAAACTGAGAGAGATAGAACGGATAGTGACGGAACGAAGGGTGATAAGCGATGTGAACAGAACGGTGAACTTCATAGAGGCAAACGCTGTCAGAACCGCCGAAAGCACGGCAAGACAGGTGAAGGCGATAGAACTCATACAGAGGAGGATGGGACTGGATAAATTGCCGGAAGATCTGAGAAAAGTGGCTCTTGCCCGTTTGATGAACAAGGAATTGTCTTTGAGAGAACTTGGAAAGAGGTTGAACCTTACAAAGTCTCAACTGTACTCCAAGTTGAAAAGGATCATTAAAATAGCCGAAAGGTTCGGTGATGTAAAATGA
- the lysS gene encoding lysine--tRNA ligase translates to MLKEFKEQRIKEIQELRSMNIEPYPYRFEKEMTASEIKEKYDHLQAGEVQESEKLSFAGRVMSIRHHGKTAFFHLKDDTGRIQAYIRADAVGKDRMGLFKKHVKIGDFVGIRGFPFKSKTGELTIYVEDFTLLSKALRPLPEKWHGIKDKEIIYRQRYLELIMSDEAIERFKKRFEAMKVIREFLNSRGFVEVETPILHYVTGGAEARPFVTHLNVFDVDMYLRIAPELYLKRLIVGGFEKIYEIGKNFRNEGISYKHSPEFTSIEIYQAYADYNDMMNLTEELIVEVVKRTCGTLKITYQGKEIDFTPPWKRVRMRDFLKEKLGVDILEDSDEVLLKKLEEHGVEVEIKNRAHLIDKLRDIVEEELVNPTFIIDHPVDISPLAKRHRKDPRLTERFELIIFGREIANAFSELNDPIDQYQRFLEQMRMREEGDEEAHMMDLDFVRALEYGMPPTGGLGIGLDRLFMFITDSPTIRDVIPFPLVKPKKFEEEEAEFEGGVME, encoded by the coding sequence GTGCTCAAAGAGTTCAAAGAACAACGCATCAAGGAAATCCAGGAACTTCGTTCCATGAACATAGAACCCTATCCCTATCGCTTTGAAAAGGAAATGACGGCCTCAGAGATAAAAGAAAAATACGACCACCTTCAGGCTGGAGAGGTGCAGGAGAGCGAAAAACTGAGTTTTGCTGGCAGGGTGATGTCCATACGCCATCATGGAAAAACGGCCTTCTTCCATCTGAAGGACGACACGGGAAGGATACAGGCCTACATAAGGGCAGATGCCGTTGGGAAGGACAGGATGGGGCTTTTCAAAAAGCACGTGAAGATAGGAGACTTCGTCGGAATAAGAGGCTTTCCGTTCAAGAGTAAAACGGGAGAACTCACGATCTACGTGGAAGATTTCACGCTCCTGAGCAAAGCCTTGAGACCTCTTCCGGAGAAGTGGCACGGTATCAAAGACAAAGAGATCATCTACAGACAGAGGTATCTGGAACTGATCATGAGTGATGAAGCAATCGAGAGGTTCAAGAAAAGATTCGAAGCAATGAAAGTGATCAGGGAGTTCCTGAACAGCAGAGGATTCGTGGAGGTTGAAACACCGATATTGCATTACGTCACTGGCGGTGCGGAGGCAAGACCGTTCGTCACGCACCTGAACGTCTTCGACGTCGACATGTACCTGAGAATAGCCCCGGAACTCTATCTGAAGAGACTGATCGTCGGTGGTTTTGAAAAAATATACGAAATAGGCAAAAACTTCAGAAACGAAGGAATTTCGTACAAGCACAGTCCTGAGTTCACAAGCATCGAAATATACCAGGCGTATGCAGACTACAACGATATGATGAATCTCACCGAAGAACTGATAGTGGAAGTGGTGAAAAGAACCTGTGGAACTCTGAAGATCACATACCAGGGTAAAGAAATAGACTTCACCCCTCCCTGGAAAAGGGTGAGAATGAGGGACTTTCTCAAAGAAAAACTCGGAGTTGACATCCTCGAAGACAGCGATGAAGTTCTTCTGAAAAAACTCGAAGAACACGGTGTTGAGGTGGAGATAAAGAACAGAGCACACCTCATAGACAAACTCAGAGACATCGTCGAGGAAGAACTGGTGAATCCCACGTTCATCATCGATCATCCCGTTGACATCTCTCCACTTGCGAAGAGACATCGGAAAGATCCTCGCCTCACTGAAAGGTTCGAACTCATCATATTTGGAAGGGAGATTGCAAATGCTTTCAGCGAATTGAACGATCCCATCGATCAGTATCAGAGATTTTTAGAACAGATGAGGATGAGAGAAGAAGGCGACGAGGAAGCCCACATGATGGACCTGGATTTTGTAAGGGCACTCGAGTACGGCATGCCTCCCACCGGTGGCCTTGGCATCGGCCTTGACAGACTCTTCATGTTCATCACGGATTCTCCCACAATAAGGGATGTCATTCCCTTCCCACTTGTGAAACCGAAGAAATTCGAGGAAGAAGAGGCGGAATTCGAAGGAGGGGTCATGGAATGA
- a CDS encoding LTA synthase family protein encodes MNSYFLMVLFAVKLVLFYAVTLNSFSVSIVFSTAGWLLILFLIFKGGHRFLYIVLSLLLFVDYLYFQNFGNLPSIREITLIPQVGDLGGDIKYFIDVYSLFFVADLPFVWFLFKERGKSGSFLTLSLILTSFTFIAAIHTSQRLEPKFVFNRYGMFSYHLQDIIDLFSPEEKRENKAEEVPRMEVKENNLQKEFFGIGKGKNVIVVQMESLQNFVVGLTVNGQEITPNINAFLEDRDTIYFSRCYQQVGSGNTADAEFVVNTSLHTLGDAVVYEEYPVIGLPTLPKIMKSNGYYTIVFHGNVAWFWNREEVYRHIGFDEFASLEDFKQDEIFGMGLADVSFFKQAVQKLKNSPKPFYAFLITISSHTPFVIPEEHRKLNLPEKISDTVVGHYLQAIHYADEAFGVFLEELKRTGLYDNSVIVLYGDHAGLYPFNREVRVNMPKILGGEYTFEKALNVPFAIHVPGSGVHRIVKTTGGQIDFLPTILNVMGIEYRKGFFMGHDLLNTSRGFVALRYHVPDGSFIDDDRIFIISWDGRLDESLAIENGENRNYVEFLDGYVKAIQQIEASRYFILRNCKATSDLAEK; translated from the coding sequence ATGAACAGTTACTTTTTGATGGTTCTTTTTGCCGTTAAACTGGTTCTGTTCTATGCGGTCACTCTGAACTCTTTCAGCGTTTCGATTGTTTTCAGTACGGCCGGCTGGCTTTTGATACTGTTTCTGATCTTCAAGGGAGGGCACAGATTCCTCTACATTGTGCTCTCCCTTTTGCTTTTCGTTGATTATCTGTATTTCCAGAATTTTGGAAACCTTCCTTCCATAAGGGAAATAACCCTGATTCCCCAGGTGGGTGACCTTGGAGGGGACATAAAATATTTCATCGACGTTTATTCCCTTTTCTTTGTGGCGGATCTTCCTTTCGTGTGGTTTCTCTTTAAGGAGAGAGGAAAATCTGGCAGTTTTCTCACGCTGAGCCTGATACTGACTTCCTTCACTTTCATAGCGGCCATTCATACATCTCAGCGTCTGGAACCGAAGTTCGTCTTTAACAGATACGGTATGTTTTCCTATCACCTTCAGGATATAATTGACCTTTTTTCTCCTGAAGAGAAAAGAGAAAACAAAGCCGAAGAAGTTCCTAGAATGGAGGTAAAAGAAAACAACTTACAGAAGGAATTCTTCGGGATTGGAAAAGGAAAGAACGTGATAGTTGTTCAGATGGAGTCACTCCAGAACTTCGTTGTTGGACTCACGGTGAACGGGCAGGAGATCACGCCGAACATAAACGCCTTTCTGGAAGATAGAGACACGATTTACTTTTCAAGGTGTTATCAACAGGTGGGAAGTGGAAACACGGCGGACGCTGAATTTGTCGTGAACACCTCTCTTCACACCCTGGGAGATGCCGTGGTCTACGAAGAGTACCCTGTGATTGGGCTTCCAACACTTCCAAAAATAATGAAGTCGAACGGCTACTACACGATCGTGTTCCATGGAAACGTTGCCTGGTTTTGGAACAGAGAAGAGGTTTACAGGCATATAGGATTTGATGAGTTTGCGAGTCTTGAGGATTTCAAACAGGACGAAATCTTTGGAATGGGGCTTGCAGACGTTTCTTTCTTCAAACAGGCCGTTCAAAAACTAAAAAACTCACCAAAACCCTTCTACGCTTTTCTGATCACCATATCGAGCCACACTCCTTTTGTCATTCCTGAAGAGCACAGGAAACTGAACCTTCCGGAAAAGATAAGTGACACCGTAGTTGGACACTATCTTCAGGCCATACACTACGCGGATGAGGCCTTTGGAGTTTTCCTTGAGGAACTCAAGCGCACAGGACTCTACGACAACTCGGTGATCGTTCTCTACGGTGATCATGCAGGTCTGTACCCGTTCAACAGAGAAGTCAGAGTCAACATGCCAAAGATCCTGGGGGGAGAGTACACCTTTGAGAAGGCTCTCAACGTTCCCTTCGCGATTCATGTACCAGGAAGTGGTGTGCACCGCATTGTGAAGACCACAGGTGGACAGATCGATTTTCTACCAACGATCCTCAACGTTATGGGTATAGAGTATAGGAAGGGATTTTTCATGGGACACGATCTTTTGAACACATCCCGTGGCTTTGTTGCACTGAGATACCACGTTCCAGACGGTTCGTTCATAGACGACGATCGAATCTTCATAATCTCTTGGGACGGTAGGCTGGACGAGAGTCTTGCCATTGAAAACGGTGAAAACAGAAACTACGTGGAATTTCTGGACGGATACGTGAAGGCCATACAGCAGATAGAGGCTTCCAGATATTTCATCCTCAGAAATTGCAAGGCCACTTCAGATCTCGCAGAAAAGTGA
- the yvcK gene encoding YvcK family protein produces the protein MKVVAIGGGTGLSTLLKGLKHLSSFEITAVVSVTDEGGSSGKLRKELNVPPPGDVRNNIVALAEDEDLLAKLMNYRFMEGSLKGHSLGNLIIAALTKIEGSFSEAIRTLEKVLAIRGRVLPVSEDHARLVARFEDGEEITGETNIVKKNGKIAKVWLDRPIEALPGVTEAILEAEMIVFGPGSLYTSIITNVLVKGVKEAIKRSKARKVYICNLMTQPGETTGYRVSDHVRELERYLEEKLDFVVVNTKRPSPEVLERYRKEGSDFVEIDVENTQNTVIAEPLLTEIVDPLDGKKKVRHDFLRLAGVIERISRW, from the coding sequence ATGAAGGTGGTCGCGATAGGGGGAGGTACGGGACTTTCCACCCTGCTGAAGGGCTTAAAACACCTTTCATCCTTCGAAATAACCGCTGTCGTTTCTGTAACGGACGAGGGGGGAAGCTCTGGAAAACTCAGGAAAGAACTGAACGTACCTCCACCAGGTGACGTCAGAAATAACATCGTTGCACTCGCTGAAGATGAGGACCTTCTGGCAAAACTCATGAATTATCGTTTCATGGAAGGATCTTTGAAAGGGCACAGTCTTGGAAACCTCATCATAGCAGCACTCACCAAGATTGAAGGAAGCTTCTCTGAGGCCATAAGAACCCTGGAGAAGGTGCTGGCCATAAGAGGAAGAGTGCTTCCCGTGAGTGAAGATCACGCAAGACTTGTGGCAAGGTTCGAAGACGGAGAAGAAATAACAGGTGAAACGAACATAGTCAAAAAGAACGGAAAGATAGCGAAAGTATGGCTTGACAGACCTATAGAAGCTCTACCTGGAGTGACAGAAGCGATACTTGAAGCGGAAATGATCGTGTTCGGACCAGGAAGTCTCTACACGAGCATCATAACTAACGTACTGGTGAAAGGTGTGAAAGAAGCGATAAAGAGATCAAAGGCCAGGAAGGTTTATATATGCAACCTCATGACACAACCTGGTGAGACAACAGGCTACAGGGTTTCCGATCACGTAAGAGAACTCGAAAGATATCTCGAAGAGAAGTTGGATTTTGTGGTGGTGAACACAAAAAGGCCATCTCCAGAAGTTCTCGAAAGGTACAGAAAGGAAGGGAGTGATTTTGTAGAGATAGATGTGGAAAACACGCAGAACACAGTCATCGCAGAACCCCTCCTGACAGAGATCGTAGATCCACTGGACGGAAAGAAAAAGGTACGCCATGATTTCCTGAGACTTGCCGGTGTTATAGAGAGGATCTCGAGGTGGTGA
- a CDS encoding YigZ family protein codes for MEWKTVVSPHSERINVKRSEFYATVFPVKDEKDFRKKLKEISKRDATHNCWAYRIFSTEGILEHCSDDGEPGGTAGRPILGVLKKHNLMNTAIVVTRYFGGVKLGVRGLIEAYSAAAELAVAEAKLRSLSLMKEFEVEATFSELNSVFRIIETKKLDLVEMIYTETGARFLLRGVEVPEELNPKTVRDVLI; via the coding sequence GTGGAGTGGAAAACGGTTGTGAGTCCACACAGCGAAAGAATCAACGTGAAAAGATCGGAGTTCTACGCAACAGTATTTCCTGTGAAAGATGAGAAAGATTTCCGCAAAAAACTGAAGGAAATATCGAAAAGAGACGCTACACACAACTGCTGGGCGTACAGGATTTTTTCAACAGAGGGAATACTCGAACACTGCTCGGACGATGGAGAGCCTGGCGGGACGGCTGGAAGACCGATCCTTGGTGTTCTGAAAAAGCACAACCTGATGAACACTGCCATCGTGGTCACAAGGTACTTTGGAGGAGTAAAACTGGGTGTCAGAGGACTAATAGAGGCATATTCAGCAGCCGCAGAACTTGCGGTGGCGGAGGCAAAATTGCGATCACTCAGTCTCATGAAGGAGTTTGAGGTTGAAGCCACTTTTTCCGAACTGAACAGTGTGTTCAGGATCATCGAGACGAAAAAACTGGATCTTGTGGAGATGATCTACACGGAAACGGGGGCAAGGTTTCTGCTCCGAGGCGTCGAAGTGCCTGAGGAACTGAACCCAAAAACGGTTCGGGATGTGTTAATATAG
- the greA gene encoding transcription elongation factor GreA translates to MKKVRLTREGYEKLKQELEELKRKFMYEISERIKEARELGDLSENSEYEAAKNEQGRVGSRIMEIEQILSNAEIIEDSEEGDEVTLGKWVTIRNLDTGEEHKFRIVTPQEADFFAQKLSADSPLGKSLLGRKVGDIVKVKAPGGVQRYQVVEVTNR, encoded by the coding sequence ATGAAAAAGGTGCGTCTCACCCGTGAAGGGTACGAAAAGCTGAAACAGGAACTGGAGGAATTGAAAAGAAAATTCATGTACGAGATCTCCGAAAGAATAAAGGAAGCCAGAGAACTGGGAGACCTTTCTGAAAACTCCGAGTACGAAGCAGCGAAAAACGAGCAAGGCCGCGTGGGAAGCAGGATCATGGAAATCGAGCAAATCTTGAGTAACGCTGAAATCATAGAAGATTCGGAGGAAGGAGACGAGGTGACCCTCGGAAAGTGGGTTACCATAAGAAACCTCGACACGGGGGAAGAGCACAAGTTCAGGATCGTCACCCCACAGGAGGCTGATTTCTTTGCCCAGAAGCTGAGCGCAGACTCTCCGCTTGGAAAGAGTCTTCTTGGAAGAAAGGTGGGAGACATCGTTAAGGTAAAGGCTCCGGGTGGAGTTCAGAGGTATCAGGTGGTAGAGGTAACGAACAGGTAA
- a CDS encoding peptidyl-prolyl cis-trans isomerase yields the protein MRRWMKKWQGVIIWVIAIAFVAGMIWWSVSINLRGTPRNVNYTLDQSLAYITKDGTALTDPTYWLMPWEVNDYYSNLLSSYRINSLDPLFEEPRLKALIADVFLQQKVILYYAEKNNIKPSKKEVEQEVKSIINTIKNDQNQLDQIKRRYGSLSVYEKDYLEPQIRVQLTVKKVQEAVGAVSEDEIKQYFEENKEELQNQYDRVDLEAISFDSSSTVQEFLTKANEMDFDEAASSMGLTVQPFSNATRGIFPEEIDTALFSATPGSIVGPFYFLDQWYVFRVKTSSVLTDFNAFENSDAYSEVKTKLEQEKFQKWLEEFMKEENVSYAFNVQVLEYWWRYLKNEEGLYEKLSDLLFQEDRLVEEASDELKSLFVLLSDTKIQDLTQRIAEMTQYEEALKNSQKPDEDLVKKYGELSLEEVARKKQELENEKNTVENRKRTVVNYLYSNYPSSTYVLEYAYQMNPNDINIRYNYYSNLYNQIKPYLSMGSYDPNQVLRTMLGLYTVANATDASTDMRLDSYYMLYDMSLALKDPTSAKFYLDEMKNLDPSFIDYESAYNQVESLLKELETEESTPSTATGE from the coding sequence ATGAGAAGGTGGATGAAAAAATGGCAGGGAGTCATCATCTGGGTGATTGCCATCGCTTTCGTTGCGGGTATGATCTGGTGGTCTGTGTCGATAAACCTGAGAGGCACCCCAAGGAATGTGAACTATACCCTGGACCAGAGCCTTGCCTACATCACAAAAGATGGTACAGCGCTCACCGATCCTACTTACTGGCTCATGCCCTGGGAAGTGAACGACTATTATTCAAATCTGCTCAGTTCCTACAGGATCAACTCTTTAGATCCCCTGTTTGAGGAACCCAGGCTCAAGGCATTGATAGCAGATGTGTTCCTCCAGCAAAAGGTGATCCTCTATTACGCGGAGAAAAACAACATAAAACCCTCCAAAAAGGAAGTAGAACAGGAAGTGAAGAGTATTATTAACACGATAAAGAACGATCAGAATCAGCTTGATCAAATAAAGAGAAGATATGGAAGCCTTTCAGTCTACGAGAAGGATTATCTTGAGCCGCAGATACGTGTTCAACTCACGGTGAAGAAGGTCCAGGAAGCGGTGGGTGCTGTCAGTGAGGATGAGATAAAACAGTACTTTGAGGAAAACAAGGAGGAGCTTCAAAACCAGTACGACAGGGTGGATTTGGAGGCCATATCGTTCGACAGCAGCTCAACAGTTCAAGAGTTTCTGACAAAAGCCAATGAAATGGATTTCGATGAGGCTGCTTCCAGCATGGGACTCACAGTACAGCCATTTTCAAACGCCACAAGGGGGATCTTCCCGGAAGAGATAGACACGGCTCTGTTCAGTGCCACGCCGGGTTCGATCGTAGGACCGTTTTATTTCCTCGATCAGTGGTACGTGTTCAGGGTGAAAACCTCTTCGGTCCTCACAGATTTCAACGCCTTCGAAAACAGCGATGCGTACAGTGAAGTGAAGACGAAACTGGAGCAGGAAAAATTCCAGAAGTGGCTGGAAGAATTCATGAAAGAAGAGAATGTGTCCTACGCGTTCAACGTCCAGGTGCTCGAGTACTGGTGGAGATACCTGAAAAACGAAGAAGGGCTTTACGAAAAACTATCGGATCTTCTCTTTCAGGAAGATAGGCTGGTTGAAGAAGCATCTGATGAGTTGAAATCACTCTTTGTCCTCCTCTCCGACACGAAGATACAAGATCTCACTCAACGGATAGCCGAAATGACGCAGTACGAAGAAGCCCTCAAGAACTCTCAAAAACCCGATGAGGATCTTGTGAAAAAGTACGGAGAACTTTCACTCGAGGAAGTCGCCAGAAAGAAGCAGGAACTAGAAAACGAGAAAAATACAGTGGAGAACCGAAAAAGAACCGTTGTAAACTACCTCTATTCCAACTACCCGTCCTCCACGTACGTTCTCGAGTACGCATACCAGATGAATCCAAACGACATCAACATAAGATATAACTACTATTCCAACCTGTACAATCAAATCAAGCCCTATTTGTCGATGGGAAGTTACGATCCAAATCAGGTTCTCAGAACTATGCTTGGACTCTATACCGTGGCCAACGCCACAGATGCTTCTACGGATATGAGACTCGATTCTTACTACATGCTCTACGATATGAGTCTTGCACTGAAGGACCCAACATCTGCAAAGTTCTACCTCGATGAGATGAAAAACCTGGATCCAAGTTTCATAGATTATGAGTCTGCCTACAACCAGGTGGAATCGCTTTTGAAGGAACTGGAAACAGAAGAATCAACACCATCTACAGCAACGGGTGAATAA